Proteins encoded by one window of Halorubrum ruber:
- a CDS encoding CDC48 family AAA ATPase, with protein MKLTVKPLKQKDAGRRLAAIDRVAADELGLSGGDIVRVEGADGAAIARVWPGYPEDDGTGVIRIDGRLRQEADVGIDDRVTVEDVDVSRADAVTIAFPSQLRVRGQIAPFIRDKLSGQPVTEGQTIRTSLGFGLMGGQSQAVPMKIAETSPSGTVVITDETEISISEISAEEIADRGDAPGGTGEGPDVTYEDIGGLDDELEQVREMIELPMRHPELFKRLGIDPPKGVLLHGPPGTGKTLIAKAVANEIDANFHTISGPEIMSKYYGESEEQLREVFEEAAEESPSIIFMDELDSIAPKREEAGGDVERRVVAQLLSLMDGLEERGEVVVIGATNRVDAIDQALRRGGRFDREIEVGVPDRDGRKEILQVHTRNMPLTDGVDLDEYAENTHGFVGADLESLAKESAMHALRRIRPEIDLESDEIDADVLNSIQVTEADFKEAIKGIEPSALREVFVEVPDVTWDDVGGLEGTKERLRETIQWPLEYPEVFEELDMQAAKGVLMYGPPGTGKTLLAKAVANESESNFISIKGPELLNKYVGESEKGVREVFSKARENAPTIVFFDEIDSIATERGKNSGDSGVGERVVSQLLTELDGLESLEDVVVIATTNRPDLIDSALLRPGRLDRHVHVPVPDETARRRIFEVHTRNKPLADDVDLDALARKTEGYVGADIEAVAREASMNASREFIGSVTREEVGESVGNVRVTMAHFEDALNEVNPSVTPETRERYEEIEKQFQRSEVNRDEAEPGAAFQ; from the coding sequence ATGAAGCTCACCGTCAAGCCGCTGAAACAGAAGGACGCCGGCCGCCGCCTCGCGGCGATCGACCGCGTCGCGGCCGACGAGCTCGGGCTCTCCGGCGGGGACATCGTCCGCGTCGAGGGCGCCGACGGGGCCGCGATCGCCCGGGTCTGGCCCGGCTACCCCGAGGACGACGGCACCGGCGTGATCCGCATCGACGGCCGCCTCCGGCAGGAGGCCGACGTGGGGATCGACGACCGCGTGACCGTCGAGGACGTCGACGTCTCCCGCGCAGACGCGGTGACGATCGCCTTCCCGAGCCAACTGCGGGTGCGGGGCCAGATCGCCCCGTTCATCCGCGACAAGCTCTCCGGCCAGCCCGTGACCGAGGGACAGACGATCCGGACCTCCCTCGGCTTCGGGCTGATGGGCGGTCAGTCGCAGGCCGTCCCGATGAAGATCGCCGAGACAAGCCCGAGCGGCACGGTCGTCATCACCGACGAGACGGAGATCAGCATCTCCGAGATCTCCGCCGAGGAGATCGCCGACCGCGGCGACGCCCCGGGCGGCACCGGCGAGGGGCCCGACGTCACCTACGAGGACATCGGCGGGCTCGACGACGAGCTCGAACAGGTCCGCGAGATGATCGAGCTGCCGATGCGGCACCCGGAGCTGTTCAAGCGCCTCGGCATCGACCCGCCGAAGGGCGTGCTGCTCCACGGCCCGCCGGGCACGGGGAAGACGCTGATCGCGAAGGCGGTCGCCAACGAGATCGACGCGAACTTCCACACGATCTCCGGCCCGGAGATCATGTCGAAGTACTACGGCGAGAGCGAAGAGCAGCTCCGCGAGGTGTTCGAGGAGGCGGCCGAGGAGTCGCCGTCGATCATCTTCATGGACGAGCTGGACTCCATCGCGCCCAAGCGCGAGGAGGCCGGCGGCGACGTGGAGCGCCGCGTCGTGGCCCAGCTCCTCTCGCTGATGGACGGGCTCGAGGAGCGCGGCGAGGTCGTCGTCATCGGGGCGACGAACCGCGTCGACGCCATCGACCAGGCGCTCCGACGGGGCGGCCGCTTCGACCGCGAGATCGAGGTCGGCGTCCCCGACCGCGACGGCCGCAAGGAGATCCTGCAGGTCCACACGCGGAACATGCCGCTGACCGACGGGGTCGACCTCGACGAGTACGCCGAGAACACCCACGGCTTCGTCGGGGCCGACCTCGAGTCGCTGGCGAAGGAGTCCGCGATGCACGCGCTGCGGCGTATCCGGCCGGAGATCGACTTAGAGAGCGACGAGATCGACGCCGACGTGCTGAACAGCATTCAGGTGACCGAGGCGGACTTCAAGGAGGCGATCAAGGGGATCGAACCCTCCGCGCTGCGCGAGGTGTTCGTGGAGGTCCCCGACGTCACCTGGGACGACGTGGGCGGCCTCGAGGGCACCAAAGAGCGGCTCCGCGAGACGATCCAGTGGCCCTTAGAGTACCCCGAGGTGTTCGAGGAGCTCGACATGCAGGCCGCGAAGGGCGTCCTGATGTACGGCCCGCCGGGCACGGGGAAGACCCTGCTCGCGAAGGCCGTCGCCAACGAGAGCGAGTCGAACTTCATCTCGATCAAGGGGCCCGAGCTGCTGAACAAGTACGTGGGCGAGTCCGAGAAGGGCGTCCGCGAGGTGTTCAGCAAGGCTCGCGAGAACGCGCCGACGATCGTGTTCTTCGACGAGATCGACTCGATCGCGACCGAGCGCGGGAAGAACTCCGGCGACTCCGGCGTCGGCGAGCGCGTCGTCTCCCAGCTGCTGACGGAGCTCGACGGGCTCGAGTCGCTGGAGGACGTCGTCGTCATCGCGACGACGAACCGCCCGGACCTCATCGACTCGGCGCTGCTGCGTCCCGGCCGCTTAGACCGGCACGTCCACGTGCCCGTCCCCGACGAGACGGCCCGCCGCCGGATCTTCGAGGTCCACACGCGGAACAAGCCGCTGGCCGACGACGTCGACCTCGACGCGCTGGCCCGCAAGACCGAGGGGTACGTGGGCGCCGACATCGAGGCGGTCGCCCGCGAGGCGTCGATGAACGCCTCCCGGGAGTTCATCGGCAGCGTCACGCGCGAGGAGGTCGGCGAGTCCGTCGGCAACGTCCGCGTGACGATGGCGCACTTCGAGGACGCGCTGAACGAGGTGAACCCGAGCGTCACCCCCGAAACGCGCGAGCGGTACGAGGAGATAGAAAAGCAGTTCCAGCGGTCGGAGGTCAACCGCGACGAGGCCGAACCGGGCGCGGCGTTCCAGTAA
- a CDS encoding Hsp20/alpha crystallin family protein produces the protein MNHIQTRSTGDGALLRRYEYDDEWVVAADLGVDDETVTVDTVGETAIVVVEGPDGPVESEFELPGTAADAAVNNGVLTVEGER, from the coding sequence ATGAATCACATACAGACCCGATCGACCGGCGACGGCGCGCTGCTGCGTCGGTACGAGTACGACGACGAGTGGGTCGTCGCCGCCGATCTCGGCGTCGACGACGAGACCGTCACCGTCGACACCGTCGGCGAGACGGCGATCGTTGTCGTGGAGGGACCGGACGGGCCGGTCGAATCGGAGTTCGAGCTGCCCGGAACGGCCGCGGACGCGGCCGTGAACAACGGCGTGCTCACCGTGGAGGGCGAGCGATGA
- a CDS encoding adenosylcobalamin-dependent ribonucleoside-diphosphate reductase, whose product MSSDGVSADGVELPIKRTTGDTMEERLTGNAYHNILPARYLRKNADGEPDEDQEELFDRVARNVALAEAVFEAEKQGVEVTVTPDQLKPDHPRRDELAEEVFGAGTTAQDDAETTLTAHNVNKFAYETVVPELPESVRDHVEATAETFRQGMESLSFMPNSPTLMNAGDELQQLSACFVDSPGDDITDIHQTAKEAAEVFQSGGGMGYAFWKLRPYGDSVGSTGGIASGPITFMRTFDQMCETIAQGGARRGAQMGVMRISHPDVIQFIHAKNKDVSLAHSLRLNDPDDFTHNSFADALEEARELIDEDGKVPEHLRNAVEGHLSNFNISVGVTDDFMDALENDEEFTFTNPRTEEPHVATPETKELYDMFGLGDHVEVGEELSVPAAEIWDHMIEGAHENGEPGVVYLERINKEHSFDVEENPSHRILATNPCGEQPLEEYEACNLGHINLSTLADLDAPDWRVWSDEHADEYDSEAAAVEAFLEEAIDFEEFEERIAYGTRFLENVVTMSDFPVDEIEEKVRDMRKIGLGIMGLAQLYVQLGVRYGSESGNEIARQLMTHINHQSKLASHELAEERGTFNDWADSKYANPTEHRDWFEHYTGLDADEWADGFPIRNHNTTTIAPTGTTSMIGNTTGGCEPIYNVAYYKNVSDDVQGDEMLVEFDDYFLRTLEANDVDVDAVKEEAQEQMATNEFDGVEGLDTVPDAIGELFVVTGDLSAKDHAGVQVACQKGVDSAISKTVNAPNDSTLGDAKEVFEYIYENGGKGVTYYRDGTRSKQVLTTRAQNAEFADESEAAETIVEQINEVFGGVDAFLDNEDVQAAIDAEISDLLETTEQPRIDYSERSPRPDSLNGVTQRVETGYGKLYVTINEDENGLPFELFANIGHSGGYTNSFTEALAKVISTALRSGVDPEEIVDELQGTRSPKVAWDKGEQIQSIPDAIGTALRRYLDDDVDKGIPQQQSLDDVEESAAGASPPSQTDGGAVDAGTATDAPSADAPGPAAEDDAAGADDSTQELIAAGESPECPECGGMNLYYSEGCKTCESCGWSEC is encoded by the coding sequence ATGAGCAGCGACGGCGTCTCCGCCGACGGAGTCGAACTGCCGATCAAACGAACCACGGGTGACACCATGGAGGAGCGCCTCACGGGCAACGCCTACCACAACATCCTGCCTGCGCGCTACCTCCGGAAGAACGCGGACGGCGAGCCGGACGAAGATCAGGAGGAGCTGTTCGACCGCGTCGCGCGCAACGTCGCGCTCGCGGAGGCCGTCTTCGAGGCCGAAAAGCAGGGCGTCGAGGTCACGGTCACGCCCGACCAGCTGAAGCCCGACCACCCCCGGCGCGACGAGCTCGCCGAGGAGGTCTTCGGCGCGGGCACGACCGCGCAGGACGACGCGGAGACGACGCTCACCGCCCACAACGTCAACAAGTTCGCGTACGAGACCGTCGTTCCCGAGCTTCCCGAGAGCGTGCGCGACCACGTCGAGGCGACCGCCGAGACGTTCCGGCAGGGGATGGAGTCGCTCTCCTTCATGCCGAACTCCCCCACCCTGATGAACGCGGGCGACGAGCTCCAACAGCTCTCCGCCTGCTTCGTCGACTCGCCGGGCGACGACATCACCGACATCCACCAGACCGCCAAGGAGGCGGCCGAGGTGTTCCAGTCCGGCGGCGGCATGGGGTACGCGTTCTGGAAGCTCCGCCCCTACGGCGACTCCGTCGGCTCCACCGGCGGCATCGCTTCCGGGCCGATCACGTTCATGCGGACGTTCGACCAGATGTGCGAGACGATCGCGCAGGGCGGCGCGCGCCGCGGCGCCCAGATGGGCGTCATGCGCATCTCGCACCCGGACGTCATCCAGTTCATCCACGCGAAGAACAAGGACGTCTCCTTAGCCCACTCGCTACGCCTGAACGACCCCGACGACTTCACGCACAACTCTTTCGCGGACGCCTTGGAGGAGGCCCGCGAGCTCATCGACGAGGACGGGAAGGTGCCGGAACACCTCCGGAACGCGGTGGAGGGCCACCTCTCGAACTTCAACATCAGCGTCGGCGTCACGGACGACTTCATGGATGCGTTGGAGAACGACGAGGAGTTCACCTTCACCAACCCCCGCACCGAGGAGCCCCACGTCGCCACCCCGGAGACGAAGGAGCTCTACGACATGTTCGGCCTCGGCGACCACGTCGAGGTGGGCGAGGAGCTCTCCGTCCCCGCGGCCGAGATCTGGGACCACATGATCGAGGGCGCCCACGAGAACGGGGAGCCGGGCGTCGTCTACCTCGAACGGATCAACAAAGAACATTCCTTCGATGTGGAGGAAAATCCAAGCCACAGAATCCTCGCAACAAATCCCTGCGGTGAGCAGCCGTTGGAGGAGTACGAGGCCTGTAACCTCGGCCACATCAACCTCTCGACGCTCGCGGACCTCGACGCCCCCGACTGGCGCGTCTGGTCCGACGAGCACGCCGACGAGTACGACTCCGAGGCCGCCGCGGTCGAGGCGTTCCTCGAGGAGGCGATCGACTTCGAGGAGTTCGAAGAGCGGATCGCGTACGGCACCCGCTTCCTCGAGAACGTCGTCACGATGTCCGACTTCCCGGTCGACGAGATCGAAGAGAAGGTCCGCGACATGCGGAAGATCGGGCTCGGGATCATGGGGCTCGCGCAGCTGTACGTCCAGCTCGGCGTCCGCTACGGCTCCGAGTCGGGCAACGAGATCGCCCGGCAACTGATGACCCACATCAACCACCAGTCGAAGCTCGCCTCCCACGAGCTCGCCGAGGAGCGCGGCACCTTCAACGACTGGGCGGACTCGAAGTACGCGAACCCGACCGAACACCGCGACTGGTTCGAGCACTACACCGGGCTCGACGCCGACGAGTGGGCGGACGGCTTCCCGATCCGCAACCACAACACGACGACGATCGCCCCCACGGGCACGACGTCGATGATCGGCAACACGACCGGGGGCTGTGAGCCCATCTACAACGTCGCCTACTACAAGAACGTCTCCGACGACGTTCAGGGCGACGAGATGCTCGTCGAGTTCGACGACTACTTCCTGCGTACCTTGGAGGCCAACGACGTCGACGTCGACGCCGTCAAGGAGGAGGCCCAAGAGCAGATGGCGACCAACGAGTTCGACGGCGTCGAGGGGCTCGACACCGTTCCGGACGCGATCGGTGAGCTGTTCGTCGTCACCGGCGACCTCTCCGCGAAGGACCACGCCGGCGTCCAGGTCGCCTGTCAGAAGGGCGTCGACTCCGCCATCTCGAAGACCGTGAACGCGCCCAACGACTCCACGCTGGGCGACGCCAAGGAGGTCTTCGAGTACATCTACGAGAACGGCGGGAAGGGCGTCACCTACTACCGCGACGGCACCCGCTCGAAGCAGGTGCTCACGACGCGCGCGCAGAACGCGGAGTTCGCCGACGAGAGCGAGGCCGCCGAGACGATCGTCGAACAGATCAACGAGGTGTTCGGCGGTGTCGACGCGTTCCTCGACAACGAGGACGTTCAGGCCGCGATCGACGCGGAGATCTCGGACCTGCTCGAAACGACGGAGCAGCCCCGGATCGACTACAGCGAGCGCAGCCCGCGCCCCGACTCCCTGAACGGGGTCACCCAGCGCGTCGAGACGGGCTACGGCAAGCTGTACGTCACCATCAACGAGGACGAGAACGGGCTGCCGTTCGAGCTGTTCGCGAACATCGGCCACTCCGGCGGCTACACCAACTCCTTCACGGAGGCGCTCGCGAAGGTCATCTCGACGGCGCTCCGCTCGGGCGTCGACCCCGAGGAGATCGTCGACGAGCTCCAGGGCACCCGGAGCCCGAAGGTCGCCTGGGACAAAGGCGAGCAGATCCAGTCGATCCCGGACGCCATCGGCACCGCGCTCCGGCGCTACCTCGACGACGACGTCGACAAGGGGATTCCCCAACAGCAGAGCCTCGACGACGTCGAGGAGTCCGCGGCGGGCGCGAGCCCCCCGAGCCAGACCGACGGCGGCGCGGTCGACGCCGGCACGGCGACCGACGCCCCGAGCGCGGACGCCCCCGGCCCGGCAGCGGAAGACGACGCCGCCGGCGCCGACGACTCGACCCAGGAGCTCATCGCGGCGGGCGAGTCGCCCGAGTGCCCCGAGTGCGGCGGCATGAACCTCTACTACTCCGAGGGCTGCAAGACGTGCGAGTCGTGCGGCTGGTCGGAGTGTTAG
- a CDS encoding alpha/beta fold hydrolase has translation MERVTHDGRATASRRFDRGGDGPTVCFVHGSGGTKDVWKSQARIADRFPGVAVDLSGHGDSDDVSTPAGRETLDAYADDVVAVAEATDATVLCGNSLGGAVALWIALERDLALDGLVLAGTGAKLAVAEPLRDALAGDFDRAVSLLHEPDRLFHDAPAEYVELSEAAMRACGREVTERDFLTCHRFDVRDRLDAVDVPALALVGAHDGLTPPAYHEYLAEEIPDGEWTELPDAAHLAMLERPAAFNEALSGFLDRL, from the coding sequence ATGGAACGGGTCACCCACGACGGCCGGGCGACGGCGTCCCGCCGCTTCGACCGCGGCGGCGACGGGCCGACGGTCTGTTTCGTCCACGGCAGCGGCGGCACGAAGGACGTCTGGAAGTCGCAGGCGCGCATCGCCGACCGGTTCCCCGGCGTCGCCGTCGACCTCTCCGGGCACGGCGACAGCGACGACGTCTCGACGCCCGCGGGCCGCGAGACGCTCGACGCGTACGCCGACGACGTCGTCGCGGTCGCGGAGGCGACGGACGCGACCGTCCTCTGCGGGAACTCGCTCGGCGGCGCGGTCGCGCTGTGGATCGCCTTAGAGCGCGACCTCGCGCTCGACGGCCTCGTCCTCGCGGGCACGGGCGCGAAGCTCGCGGTGGCCGAGCCCCTCCGCGACGCGCTCGCCGGCGACTTCGACCGGGCGGTCTCGCTGCTCCACGAGCCGGACCGGCTGTTCCACGACGCGCCCGCCGAGTACGTCGAGCTCTCGGAGGCGGCGATGCGCGCGTGCGGCCGGGAAGTCACCGAACGCGACTTCCTGACGTGCCACCGCTTCGACGTCCGGGACCGCCTCGACGCGGTCGACGTCCCGGCGCTCGCGCTCGTCGGCGCGCACGACGGGCTCACGCCGCCGGCGTACCACGAGTACCTCGCCGAGGAGATCCCGGACGGGGAGTGGACCGAGCTCCCGGACGCCGCGCACCTCGCGATGCTCGAACGGCCGGCCGCGTTCAACGAGGCGCTTTCCGGGTTCCTCGACCGACTGTAG
- a CDS encoding Hsp20/alpha crystallin family protein, whose protein sequence is MSALRDALRDLPDAVFADLLESDEGYVLVVDLPGATAETTEVLVEDGRIDIEGRREKAVPEGFEYVREDRPLFLDAELPLPSDADGAGADAEIDRGVLEISLPKREREVSRTIPVDDADDEGDA, encoded by the coding sequence ATGTCAGCGCTACGCGACGCGCTCCGGGACCTCCCGGACGCGGTGTTTGCGGACCTACTCGAGTCGGACGAGGGGTACGTCCTCGTCGTCGACCTCCCGGGCGCGACCGCCGAGACCACCGAGGTGCTCGTCGAAGACGGGCGCATCGACATCGAGGGGCGCCGCGAGAAGGCCGTCCCCGAGGGGTTCGAGTACGTCCGCGAGGACCGCCCGCTGTTCCTCGACGCGGAGCTCCCCCTCCCGAGCGACGCCGACGGCGCGGGCGCAGACGCCGAGATCGACCGCGGCGTCCTCGAGATCTCGCTGCCGAAGCGGGAGCGCGAGGTCTCCCGGACCATCCCCGTCGACGACGCGGACGACGAGGGCGACGCCTGA
- the glnA gene encoding type I glutamate--ammonia ligase, producing the protein MTDEHAKPDGGLTAEEQAVLDEIEEENVDFLRLQFTDILGVVKNVSVPAHQAEKAFTEGIYFDGSSIEGFVRIQESDMRLVPDPDTFAVLPWRSGEDGSAAARLICDIVDTDGEPFVGGPRQVLKSVLEEAEEMGYSVSIGPEPEFFLFKTDDEGNATTTPHDNGGYFDLAPKDLASDVRKEIIFTLEEMGFEIEASHHEVAEGQHEINFKYDDALTTADNIATFRAVVRAVAAQHDLHATFMPKPIADINGSGMHSHISLFDEDGNAFADDSDEFNLSETAYEFMGGILEHAPAFTAVTNPTVNSYKRLVPGYEAPIYVAWSDTNRSALVRVPDAAGVSARFEVRSPDPSCNPYLGMASLIAAGLDGIKTGADPGDPVREDIYEFDDAKRQEYGIETLPPNLGKAVEELEEDEVLQEALGPHTSEKFAEAKSQEFSEYLTQVSQWEEDRYLETF; encoded by the coding sequence ATGACGGACGAACACGCGAAACCGGACGGCGGCCTCACGGCCGAGGAACAGGCGGTACTCGACGAGATCGAGGAAGAGAACGTCGACTTCCTGCGGCTCCAGTTCACCGACATTCTCGGCGTCGTGAAGAACGTCTCCGTCCCCGCCCATCAGGCGGAGAAGGCGTTCACCGAGGGTATCTACTTCGACGGCTCCTCCATCGAGGGGTTCGTGCGCATCCAGGAGTCGGACATGCGGCTCGTCCCCGACCCCGACACGTTCGCGGTGCTCCCGTGGCGCAGCGGCGAGGACGGCTCCGCGGCCGCGCGCCTCATCTGTGACATCGTCGACACCGACGGCGAACCGTTCGTCGGCGGGCCGCGCCAGGTGTTGAAGAGCGTCCTCGAAGAGGCCGAGGAGATGGGGTACTCCGTCTCGATCGGTCCCGAGCCCGAATTCTTCCTCTTCAAGACCGACGACGAGGGGAACGCGACGACGACCCCCCACGACAACGGCGGCTACTTCGACCTCGCGCCGAAGGACCTCGCGTCCGACGTGCGCAAGGAGATCATCTTCACCTTAGAGGAGATGGGCTTCGAGATCGAGGCCTCCCACCACGAGGTCGCCGAGGGCCAACACGAGATCAACTTCAAGTACGACGACGCGCTCACGACCGCGGACAACATCGCGACGTTCCGCGCCGTCGTCCGCGCGGTCGCCGCACAGCACGACCTCCACGCGACGTTCATGCCCAAGCCCATCGCCGACATCAACGGCTCGGGCATGCACAGCCACATCTCGCTGTTCGACGAGGACGGCAACGCGTTCGCCGACGACTCGGACGAGTTCAACCTCAGCGAGACGGCCTACGAGTTCATGGGCGGCATCTTAGAGCACGCCCCCGCGTTCACGGCCGTGACGAACCCGACCGTGAACTCCTACAAGCGCCTGGTGCCCGGCTACGAGGCGCCAATCTACGTCGCGTGGTCCGACACGAACCGCTCGGCGCTCGTCCGCGTGCCGGACGCCGCGGGCGTCTCCGCGCGCTTCGAGGTCCGCAGCCCCGACCCGTCCTGTAACCCCTACCTCGGCATGGCGTCGCTCATCGCCGCCGGCCTCGACGGGATCAAGACCGGCGCCGACCCCGGCGACCCGGTCCGCGAGGACATCTACGAGTTCGACGACGCGAAGCGTCAGGAGTACGGCATCGAGACGCTCCCGCCGAACCTCGGCAAGGCCGTCGAGGAGTTAGAGGAAGACGAGGTGCTGCAGGAGGCGCTCGGCCCCCACACCTCCGAGAAGTTCGCCGAGGCGAAGTCCCAGGAGTTCAGCGAGTACCTCACCCAGGTGTCGCAGTGGGAGGAGGACCGCTACCTGGAGACCTTCTGA
- a CDS encoding DUF2391 family protein, producing MVDSDERDADAGRTGDSEERAAAANAPGNPDIEDLLAKLDALSDTVDEDHEREKVRQTISLVERMPGTGALAERITKYTSRDLAESFVGAVLFALPLLVEGGVFEIAAWFAATTVAGVPVLLIGHVGFIFIATAGLLYFADFRQITIRHPIFGLIPRRYAGVLLVSLVTSSTMLLFWGRLHEGDPTALERLGRIAVVWAAAAFGAGLGDILPGESQGEDLGKFDLDIGDDD from the coding sequence ATGGTCGACAGCGACGAACGAGACGCGGACGCGGGTCGGACCGGCGACTCGGAGGAGCGGGCCGCCGCGGCGAACGCGCCCGGCAACCCCGACATCGAGGACCTGCTCGCGAAGCTCGACGCCTTGAGCGACACCGTCGACGAGGACCACGAGCGCGAGAAGGTCAGACAGACCATCTCGCTCGTCGAGCGGATGCCCGGGACCGGCGCGCTCGCCGAGCGGATCACCAAGTACACCTCCCGGGACTTGGCCGAGTCGTTCGTCGGGGCGGTGCTGTTCGCGCTCCCGCTGCTCGTCGAGGGCGGCGTCTTCGAGATAGCCGCCTGGTTCGCCGCGACGACCGTCGCCGGCGTCCCGGTCCTGTTGATCGGCCACGTCGGGTTCATCTTCATCGCGACCGCCGGGCTCCTCTACTTTGCCGACTTCCGGCAGATCACGATCCGACACCCGATCTTCGGGCTCATCCCCCGCCGGTACGCCGGGGTCCTCCTCGTATCGCTGGTCACGTCGTCGACCATGCTGCTGTTCTGGGGCCGGCTCCACGAGGGGGACCCGACCGCGCTCGAACGGCTCGGTCGGATCGCGGTCGTCTGGGCCGCGGCCGCGTTCGGCGCGGGACTGGGTGACATCCTCCCGGGCGAGTCGCAGGGCGAGGACCTCGGGAAGTTCGACCTCGACATCGGCGACGACGACTGA
- a CDS encoding ABC1 kinase family protein, translating to MVTLVNLRAYWRFVVVLRQFSPLIVAYWRDSRRYFLFGGSREVDAETQRERAAVLLDILLTLGPTFIKLGQILSTRPDILPPAYIEVLEGLQDDVPPAPWEESKVVLEEEFGPVDDTFDDFDRDPISGASLGQVYTAEYEGNPVAVKVRRPGIESLVEADLRTIRWSIPLVKRFTGAGRSFSLENLADEFAKTIREEMDYERERTMLEEIRGNFGDEDRIRIPETYESVSGPRVLTMEYVPGTKISDIDALDEAGHDRTQIAETLQEVYLQMIIEDGVFHADPHPGNLAVADDGAVIFYDFGMAGRVDPFVQEKIVEFYVAVARQDIDAILDTLISMGTLSPEADREVMGNVMELAIADASGEDIEQYQVNQIIEQVESTIYEFPLRLPPNLALVLRVATVVEGVCVTLDPEFDFISTATDYLREEGYYEQTARDLAEDAGRQVQKTTEALFTVPPKADEFLDRANRDDLTVNVVLEDDTNVLEKLAMRIAYSVLLAVGVLSATILYSFADNWRLALVVLALAAPLAIALYRSFRKKRGLRTTPQFTRQGMKNQRDD from the coding sequence GTGGTCACGCTGGTCAACCTTCGCGCCTACTGGCGGTTCGTCGTCGTCCTGCGGCAGTTCTCGCCGCTCATCGTCGCGTACTGGCGTGACAGCCGCCGCTACTTCCTGTTCGGCGGGAGCCGCGAGGTCGACGCCGAGACGCAGCGCGAGCGCGCGGCGGTACTGCTCGACATCCTGCTCACCCTCGGCCCGACGTTCATCAAGCTCGGCCAGATCCTCTCGACGCGGCCGGACATCCTCCCGCCGGCGTACATCGAGGTGTTGGAGGGGCTCCAAGACGACGTGCCGCCCGCGCCGTGGGAGGAGTCGAAGGTCGTTCTCGAGGAGGAGTTCGGGCCGGTCGACGACACGTTCGACGACTTCGACCGCGACCCGATAAGCGGCGCGAGCCTCGGACAGGTGTACACCGCGGAGTACGAGGGGAACCCGGTTGCGGTGAAGGTGCGCCGCCCGGGAATCGAATCGCTCGTCGAGGCCGACCTCCGGACGATCCGCTGGTCGATCCCCCTCGTCAAGCGGTTCACCGGGGCGGGCCGGTCGTTCTCCTTAGAGAACCTCGCCGACGAGTTCGCCAAGACGATCCGCGAGGAGATGGACTACGAGCGCGAGCGGACGATGCTCGAGGAGATCCGCGGCAACTTCGGCGACGAGGACCGGATCCGGATCCCGGAGACGTACGAGTCCGTCTCCGGCCCGCGCGTACTCACGATGGAGTACGTCCCGGGCACGAAGATCAGCGACATCGACGCGCTCGACGAGGCGGGACACGACCGGACGCAGATCGCGGAGACGCTCCAGGAGGTGTACCTCCAGATGATAATCGAGGACGGCGTGTTCCACGCCGACCCCCACCCGGGGAACCTCGCGGTCGCGGACGACGGCGCCGTGATCTTCTACGACTTCGGGATGGCGGGCCGGGTCGACCCGTTCGTCCAGGAGAAGATCGTCGAGTTCTACGTCGCGGTCGCGCGGCAGGACATCGACGCCATCCTCGACACGCTGATCTCGATGGGGACGCTCTCGCCGGAGGCTGACCGCGAGGTGATGGGAAACGTGATGGAGCTGGCCATCGCGGACGCCAGCGGCGAGGACATCGAGCAGTACCAGGTGAACCAGATCATCGAGCAGGTGGAGTCGACCATCTACGAGTTCCCGCTGCGGCTCCCGCCGAACCTCGCCTTGGTCCTCCGCGTCGCTACCGTCGTCGAGGGGGTCTGTGTCACCTTGGACCCCGAGTTCGACTTCATCTCGACGGCGACCGACTACCTCCGCGAGGAGGGGTACTACGAGCAGACCGCCCGGGATCTCGCCGAGGACGCCGGCCGGCAGGTACAAAAGACCACCGAGGCGCTGTTCACCGTCCCGCCGAAGGCCGACGAGTTCCTCGACCGCGCCAACCGCGACGACCTCACCGTCAACGTCGTGTTGGAGGACGACACGAACGTCTTAGAGAAGCTGGCGATGCGGATCGCCTACTCCGTGCTGCTCGCCGTCGGCGTCCTCTCGGCGACGATCCTCTACTCGTTCGCGGACAACTGGCGGCTCGCGCTCGTCGTCCTCGCGTTGGCCGCGCCGCTCGCGATCGCCCTGTACCGGTCGTTCCGGAAGAAGCGCGGGCTCCGGACCACGCCCCAGTTCACCAGGCAGGGGATGAAGAACCAGCGCGACGACTGA